From Candidatus Zixiibacteriota bacterium, one genomic window encodes:
- the folP gene encoding dihydropteroate synthase yields the protein MTIAKHHLTGSEEIKPVLRLADGRQLGLSRPLVMGILNVTPDSFSDGGRFSSEDEAVAAACRMEDEGADIIDIGGESSRPGAEPVSLDEELQRVIPVIEAIHKRSQIPISIDTYKSQTAKAALEAGAVMVNDISALRFDPDMAAILAKASGPVILMHMLGTPLDMQQAPSYLNCVEEIAAFFEERIESCHNAGINKSRLILDPGIGFGKRLSDNIDILAGVRRFTSFRLPILIGASRKSFIGMLHPSDKTADKRTGGSIAAAVTAVINGAAIVRVHDVALTVEALKVTQAVRETV from the coding sequence ATGACTATTGCTAAACACCATCTGACCGGATCGGAAGAAATCAAGCCGGTATTACGTCTGGCCGACGGTCGGCAACTTGGGCTGTCACGGCCTCTGGTGATGGGGATTCTCAACGTTACTCCGGATTCTTTTTCCGATGGCGGGCGTTTTTCTTCTGAGGACGAAGCTGTGGCTGCTGCTTGTCGAATGGAAGATGAAGGGGCAGACATTATTGATATTGGTGGTGAATCGAGCCGTCCGGGTGCCGAGCCGGTGTCTCTTGATGAGGAATTGCAACGGGTGATACCGGTAATCGAGGCGATCCACAAACGGTCGCAAATACCGATTTCCATCGACACCTACAAATCCCAGACAGCCAAAGCAGCGCTTGAGGCGGGGGCAGTCATGGTCAACGACATCTCCGCTCTGCGATTCGATCCGGACATGGCGGCTATACTCGCCAAAGCGAGTGGACCGGTCATTCTTATGCATATGTTGGGAACGCCTCTTGATATGCAACAGGCTCCTTCGTATCTGAATTGCGTCGAGGAAATCGCGGCTTTTTTTGAGGAACGGATCGAGTCTTGTCATAACGCTGGAATTAACAAGTCACGATTGATTCTGGACCCGGGTATTGGCTTTGGCAAACGGTTGTCCGACAATATTGATATATTGGCCGGGGTACGGCGGTTCACTTCGTTTAGATTGCCAATCCTGATTGGGGCCTCTCGCAAGTCATTCATCGGCATGTTGCATCCCAGCGACAAAACCGCCGATAAGCGGACAGGCGGCTCCATCGCGGCGGCTGTAACGGCCGTGATCAATGGGGCTGCAATAGTTCGCGTTCACGATGTCGCTCTCACGGTTGAGGCGCTGAAAGTGACGCAGGCAGTAAGAGAGACAGTATGA
- the cysK gene encoding cysteine synthase A, which translates to MMIFDNIAEAVGRTPLIRLNRLTSDRDATVYVKMESFNPGGSVKDRIAVAMIDAAEKAGKLGPGIKIVEPTSGNTGIGIAMVAATRGYQCVFTMPETMSLERRSLLRMYGAELVLTPGPEGMKGAIAKAEELGAKDGYFQLQQFSNPANPKIHRLTTGVEIIEDLGDIPLHAFVAGVGTGGTISGAGRAVKDKYDCRVFAIEPDQSPVLSGGDPGPHPIQGIGAGFVPDNYDKSVVDEVIRVKNEIAFMTARDLAKKEGLLVGISSGAIIWAALQVARDLGPGKTVVTIACDTGERYLSTVLFAEET; encoded by the coding sequence ATTATGATATTCGACAATATTGCTGAGGCTGTAGGCAGAACACCTTTGATCCGCCTCAATCGATTGACCTCCGACCGGGACGCCACCGTGTATGTCAAAATGGAGAGTTTCAATCCGGGTGGATCAGTGAAGGACCGGATAGCAGTAGCCATGATTGATGCCGCCGAAAAGGCTGGCAAGCTCGGTCCCGGAATTAAAATTGTAGAACCAACTTCGGGTAATACCGGTATCGGAATCGCCATGGTGGCTGCGACGCGTGGTTATCAATGTGTTTTCACAATGCCGGAGACGATGAGTCTCGAACGCCGGTCGCTCCTGAGAATGTATGGCGCCGAGTTGGTCCTCACGCCCGGTCCCGAGGGGATGAAGGGAGCCATTGCCAAAGCCGAGGAACTCGGCGCCAAGGACGGCTACTTCCAGTTACAGCAGTTCTCAAACCCTGCCAATCCGAAGATTCATCGACTGACTACCGGGGTGGAAATTATCGAGGATCTCGGCGATATCCCTTTGCACGCCTTTGTCGCCGGAGTGGGCACTGGAGGAACAATCAGCGGTGCAGGGCGCGCTGTTAAGGATAAATATGATTGCCGGGTTTTTGCCATCGAGCCGGATCAGTCTCCTGTGCTTTCCGGCGGCGATCCGGGACCACATCCGATCCAGGGTATCGGAGCTGGATTTGTTCCTGACAACTACGACAAATCGGTAGTGGATGAAGTAATTCGGGTCAAGAACGAGATTGCTTTTATGACCGCTCGTGATCTGGCTAAGAAAGAAGGACTCCTGGTAGGTATATCATCCGGGGCCATTATCTGGGCTGCACTTCAGGTGGCGCGTGATCTTGGACCGGGGAAAACAGTAGTAACGATTGCCTGCGACACTGGCGAACGCTATCTTTCGACAGTCCTGTTCGCCGAGGAAACGTAA
- a CDS encoding serine O-acetyltransferase, whose amino-acid sequence MLPIIEDIKATFRNDPACKNIEFLLYPGFHAIFVHRFIHILYRLHIPFIPRLLSQIGRFLTGLEIHPGASIGSGFFVDHGAGVVIGETTIIGKNCVLFHNVTLGGTGKHTDKRHPTLGDNVFIGTAATLLGPITVGHNVKIGANSFIVMCDVPSNSTVAGTPARIIKKNGTRCDEPLPRTVETPGNGVAPKGDKSNSDVSSKSL is encoded by the coding sequence ATGCTACCCATCATTGAGGACATCAAAGCGACGTTTCGCAATGATCCGGCCTGCAAGAACATTGAGTTCCTGCTCTATCCCGGGTTTCACGCGATATTTGTACATCGGTTTATTCATATCTTGTACCGACTGCATATACCCTTCATCCCCCGGCTGCTCTCTCAAATCGGTCGGTTCCTGACCGGTCTTGAAATCCATCCGGGAGCTTCGATTGGTTCCGGTTTCTTTGTCGATCACGGAGCCGGTGTCGTAATTGGTGAGACGACTATCATCGGGAAGAACTGCGTCCTCTTTCATAATGTGACTCTTGGCGGGACCGGTAAGCACACGGACAAGCGCCACCCCACGCTCGGAGACAACGTTTTCATCGGTACCGCCGCCACTTTGCTGGGGCCAATCACGGTGGGTCATAATGTCAAGATCGGAGCCAATAGTTTCATCGTGATGTGTGATGTGCCGTCAAATTCAACCGTAGCAGGAACACCGGCCCGAATCATTAAGAAGAATGGCACCCGTTGTGATGAGCCTCTGCCACGCACCGTCGAAACTCCGGGAAACGGAGTTGCTCCAAAGGGCGATAAATCCAATAGCGACGTATCATCCAAGTCTTTGTAG